From the Hevea brasiliensis isolate MT/VB/25A 57/8 chromosome 13, ASM3005281v1, whole genome shotgun sequence genome, the window ACACCCTTCTCTCCCTCCTTCTATCTTTTTTTTTGTTAATCTTATTTTTCGATAAAAAATGGTACAAGTTGTCCATGCAAAAATGTTTCTTAAATCTCCAAATAAATAAGGCAATAATTCAGAAAAATtgtttttcaataaaaaaaaatataaaagcaatgtctaaaaattaaataaaaatacttgaataatttaaaaaaatgtgAATTTAGATTTAGTTTCCACAGCTAAGTTTTCATGTTCATgtaaaaatgttttttttaaatattatgttttcaaaatataaggacaaattaattagttttaaccaaaatataaaaactaaatagcagtgtttttcaaaatataagaattaactaattagttttattaaaataaaaagattaaataatattttaactgGTATTAAAATTTTTCGACTAATAAAAATACATAGagtaaatagtaatttttccaAAGCCTAAATCACACTCCTCCAAATTCTCTCATATTTCCATCATGAAACAAACCCAAAAAAGATCAAAGTCTTACGGGGCATCCTAttgaaattaaatgaataaattgAACCTGTACATAGAATTGCTATAAATTGATACCAATTAAGCAATCTGAAACCTACACAATGGACAAACTCTGCTCCTTTGTAGCCAATTACAGATGCAACGATAGTGATAAAGATGTGAACATGGCATGCAAATTGCTTCTGAACCAATCGAAATCTCCTCCAAGCAAATAGGGCAGTGTTGATTTATAGACTCTTCAACTTTCACCATCTCCAAAGCTTCAATGGATGATTTAGTTGCGGGTGCTAGGCATAAACCTGGATCATCATCATCACTCTCAGCCTCAAAAATTATTGGTGGAACTTCAATGTTAATTGCCAAATGCAGAACCTTGTGACGACCCATATTGTATTTATAATGATCACTTGCTATTTGACGAACATTGTTCAGTATTTGGTCTATCAAGAATTCCTGAATAGGCACATTCATATCAAGAAGAATTTGACGTACAGTAGACCTGGATGTTTCTTCATGCAAGAAACGGTTGCGTTCAACTAGGAATGTGCGTTGGCTAGTGTCACATTCCGAGTTGGCATAAAGCAGAAGTGAATTTGATTcactttcatcatcatcatcgacatcttcttcttcctccattgcTGAATCGAGGTGAGGCATGAAGGTGGCTATGACCTTGATGGAGAACATATCGCTGGAGATGGAAGCATTATCCTCTGGTTCAGAAATGTCATCAACTGGAATAACATTGCAATAAATTTCATAATCTTCTATTGATATCTCCATTAAAAGAATGAGAGAGTATATGAATTCTTGCATATGAGAAAATCCAAAATATACACATGTGGCTTTGAATTGGGAAAAAACCAAAACCAAGAGGACAAATATGGAGGCTTGTAACCACCTTAGTTAATAGCAACTCCTCCTTTTACTCCTCTCTTAATGTTGCTTTATTGTATATGTAATTCCAAATGCCAATTCCAATTAATAACTACTTCCCAATCTAA encodes:
- the LOC110666778 gene encoding uncharacterized protein LOC110666778 codes for the protein MEISIEDYEIYCNVIPVDDISEPEDNASISSDMFSIKVIATFMPHLDSAMEEEEDVDDDDESESNSLLLYANSECDTSQRTFLVERNRFLHEETSRSTVRQILLDMNVPIQEFLIDQILNNVRQIASDHYKYNMGRHKVLHLAINIEVPPIIFEAESDDDDPDGES